CACTGTGGAGTCTCTGGGGAACTTCCTTATTCACTCTGTGTGCTCTGCACTTGGCCATGTACTAAAGCAGGCGCTCAGGTGTctgttacatttttaaacatatgaGAAACTTCAAAAGGAGAAGCTTGTTACAGAGACTTGGCCATTTCAGGTAGTATGGTCCTACTGTCTAAtacagacttcccttgtggtccagtgaaagtgaaagtcgcccagtcgtgtctgactctttgtgacccccgtggactatacagtccatggaattctctaggccagaacattagggcttccctcgtagctcagtctgtaaagaatctgcctgcagtgcagggggctcaggtttgatccctgcgttgggaagatcccctggagaaggaaatggcaaaccactccaggatccttgcccggaaaatcccatggacagaggagcctggtgggctgcagtccatgcggtcgcaaagagtcgggcacgactgagcgacttcactttcacactggtggtccagtggttaagtctccgagctcccagtgcagaggacctgggctcaatccctggtcgggggagctagatcccacatgttagaCTTGCATGCCTCAGTGAAGACCATGTGCATTGTCTAATAAGGAACCTGagggaaagaaagcaagaaatgcTTGTTAATGGGTATTCTTATGAGTTCATCCaaatagaggtgatggaattatcCAACTGAGGAAGAACAGAATGAAGGCAAACCCTTTCTAGTCATGTTTCACCTGGTGGCGCCAAGATgataacttagaaaaaaaaactgGATTTGAGAGAGGTCAAATAACCTCAGCTTGAAGGACTCTGGAGAAAAGTCTCTTCTAAATGAATTTTCCCAGAAGAGTTCACCACTAAATGTCCCAGGGTAACAAATCTCGTCATACACATCTCTGGGGCTGAGAATGTCACAAGAGCCAGAGGGAAAAAGGCCAAATTGCTAATAGAGAACCTCTCCACTTCTGTAAATCGTAAACTATTCTTTAATAAGAAAAGTATTCATAACAAGAGCTGCTACTTCTTGAGCACTTAATACATGCCTGgcactatgatttttttttaaataattttatttatttatttttattctgtttcttctgcATTCTGCTTGCTCTGtcggcttttctttagttgtggcgagcgggggctgctctctaattGCGGTGTGCGGGTTTCTCCTTATATTGGCTTCTCGCGGCGGAGCAGGGCTCTAGGGCATTCAGGCGTCAGGAGTcgcagctcccgggctccagagcacaggctcagtagttgtggtgctcgggcttagttgccccgtggcggatggggtcttcccggaccagggatcaaacctgtgtctcctgcattggcaggtggattctttaccgctgagccaccagggcactACGTTTAGCATTTTATTTCGTTATCATGTTGTGTGTATACttgtcgctcatttgtgtctgactctttttaatcccatggactgtagccagccaggctcctctgtccatgggatttctcaggcaagaatactggagagggttttcattcccttctctgggggatgttcctgacccagggatagaaccgggtcttccgtattgcaggcagattcttttgccatctgagccaccagggaagccataatcATGCTTAATCTTCACTATCGTCTTATAGGAATTGGGTGACGGAGGCTCAGAAAAATTAGATGAATGTTCCTAGGTCACAAGCTAGTAACCAATAGGGCTGGGACTTACCTCTGTCTAGTTCTAAGGGCCATGATTGTAACCGCTGACTTAGCACCCAAAAGAGGAGTAAATTAGGAAGTAATCCTTACCTCAGAAAGGcttagagaccaaaagaaagaaagcaccTTAGCAGTGTTTTCGGTTGCTGCCACCCGCCCTTTGCAGGCTACTCAAAGCAAAAACTTGTTTctttgaaaacagaaacagaatctttTCGGTAAATGGAAAAGGGTGGGTGTCCCCATCGTGCTGACATGCTTGTGGTTCTAGTCTTGGCCACTCTTGCTGTAGAGAAGCTTCACCAGAGCGAAGTTAAGGCATCATGGAATCCTCAAAGCAGTGTCCtcagccctccctgccccctagTCTAATCCTTGACAGCTCAGAGAGAAGTAAGCGTATTCACAATGGAGGAAAGTCATTGTATATGAGCAAGAACGCAGTTACCGAGAAACTGTGAATGCTGTAATACATTAGTTTTAGGGACACTGAAATCCTGGGAAGATTTTAATGCCAACATTCCTTCAGTCCTGAAGAATATAAATGAGAATGTGGATAGACACTGATATTCAAGGCCTAAAGTCTGTGCTTGAATCTTTTGTACAGATATCTTTAACCCagggaaaaatcaaaatatttgatTCTTTTGATCAAATCAAAAGAATATTCCAAAATATTCTTTCAAGTAAATGTCAAATTCAGTGCTTGAATAGAAGTAGGTccaattttttcaattttaattggaggataattggtttaTAGTATTgtattgctttctgccatacattaacaggaataagccacaggtatacatatgtcccatcGCTCTTGAAGAATATCTAATAATTaaatgttagggcttccctggtggtccagtggttaagactccactttcactgcaggggtgtgggtttgatccctggttggagagttAAGAGCCCACAcgcctctcagccaaaaaaaacagaaacataaaacagaagctatattgtaacaaattcaataaggactttaaaaaatggtccacagaaaaaatattgaaagaaatcaaaattatatGTCATGAATCTTTAGcttcttaacaaaatattttaatttcttgggaaATTAGTCCTTGACTAATAGGGGGAAAGTTTCAGGAGCCTTTAGTCCTTGACTCATAGGGAGAAATAATTACCCTAAAGTTAAACAGGTACTTGTTGAagatcatctgagaagcatttatAATCCCACAAAAACAATGTACTGTATATCTAGGAGACAATCTATTGCAGTTATTTTCAGCTGGGCCAAATTTAAACTGTATTTACTTTTGCACAGGTCTGATTCTGATCTTGCCCTGCATAGATGTGTTTGTCAAAGTGGATCTCCGGACCGTTACTTGCAACATTCCTCCCCAGGAGGTAATGCTGATTAAAGATACAtttctggaaataaaaccaaTCTCTTCTCTGTTACATGGACAGTTGAGAATTCATAGTATGTTTTCAAATGATAAAGGGAAAGATCACCTGAATTCTTAGAGACCAGCTGGAGGAGTCCAAGGTGGCCCCTGAAACTTTTGGGCCTTGTTTTGCCAAACGAGAATGGAGCCAAGAGCAAGGGCTGAAAAGCTGGAAGACATGGAAATGATTGGGTGGGAGAAAGtctggaagaagagagagaatggatacagaagGCAGAGAAGCTGAGATGGAGAATGACAAGCAGATGCTTGGGAGAGTCTGATAAATCATTTTAAGAAAGAGCTGAAAGTAATTTGGTAGATGGCACTCATCGGTTATGATATTACCCTTTTCACCACCTTTTCAGAAATTGCATCTATATCTCTCAcctctgctttaaatttttttatatgtttGGATACAACAATGTGAGATGGGCATGGAGAAAGAACACACAGGGCACAGGGCTCACCTGTCATTGGGTTTCAAATAACTCTTTTCAGTTCTTGAAGTACTGAAACTGAATGAACCAAGCCAGTGACTGGGTGACAGGGAAGAAAAACAGAGTTATTAATAGTCATTCATCTTTCTAATAAACAAAAATGatccaggaagagaaaagaaagtgtgtGGAAGGGCAAAGGGGATTAGAAGAGAGAACAATCAACATCTTTGGGTAAATGATAATTTTCTCTCTCTGGTCCAGAAAACTCAATCAAGACCCAGCCATGATGTCTTCATACCGCTGGCGGGAGTTACAGAGTCCTTACCTTAGAATTCAGCCCTAATCATAAGAGACGTTGGGATGCCTAGGGACCAATCACAGGCTTTTTATGGCTCCATGGTTAATAGTTCTAGATGGGAGAATGGAGTTCTAGGGTCTACTTCCGTGGTACGCCCAGAAATCTGATTTTCTCCAAAGTCCCTCATCATGTTAATTCAGAATAACTAATGCAGAGCCTCTATAAAGTTAAATTGGTTTTTCCTTCTCCGAATATAGAACACGGATCTCTGGTGCCATCTATGTTTTCTAAGAAGCATTGCTATTCATCAAACCTGATGAAACTGAGAACCGAAAAGATTTCAAGTATCAGGGTAATGACTTTTCTACCTCTGTTTAGAAGGTAGAATTTCAGCAGGGTTCTGCATTTTAAAGTGGAAACACCTGCTTCACCTCTGAGTAGGGGATGTTGGACTTCCACGAGATGAAGTTACAGGGACAGGTACATATAACACCTATGTAGGAATTTGGTTACTAATTAGGATTTGAGTCAGGGCAGGTTTTTGGTGGTGCTGGCCTGAGTTGTGATGAACGCTGTTCGTTTGTGGAGTGGACTCTGGGGTAGTCTGACGCTTTTCTGGTCGTTGTGAAAGTCATGTGTCCGTGAGCTCAGTTGCTcaagagtcgtgtctgactctgtgtgtgaAAGTCATTTGCACGTGACTTGCCGTGTTCTTGCTCCCCAGATCCTCACCAGAGACTCTGTGACCACTCAGGTGGACGGAGTGGTCTATTACAGGATCTATAGCGCCGTCTCAGCGGTGGCTAATGTCAACGATGTCCATCAAGCCACGTTTCTGCTGGCTCAGACCACTCTGAGAAATGTCTTAGGGACACGGACCTTGTCCCAGATCCTAGCTGGCCGAGAAGAGATCGCCCACAGCATCCAGGTAAAGACACAGAACACATAGCCTGCATTGTTAATCCACTCATTTTAATTATCAGTGATAATCAAATATCAGCAGTTCAAAGCACCTCCtccctgtgtgcacacacacatgtgtactgCTTCTCTTAAGAGATGGGCTTCagtttagcatttcttttttttaaaaaaaaacaatcatgAGGTCCAGATTTAAATATGTAGGTGGGAAGAGGGAGCCACTAAAATTGCTTTTGGAACTCAAAATGATAAATTGACATCATACACTTCAGCTTTTTCCTCCTAGGGAAGctgacttcatgctcccaatgtcAGTAAAGATATGAATAGTAATCGTAGTTATACAATTGATGAGGATGTAACAGGCAGCCCGCTCACCTCTTGTTCACCCTagattatgtatgtatgtgtgctaaatcttgtccaactccttgtgatcgcatggactgtagcctaccagactcctctgtggagttttccagacaagagtactggaatgggttgctatttcctactcctgcttcctgacccagggattgaacctgcatctcttgtgtcccctgcattggcaggcagattcttgaccactgtgccacctgagaagccctagaTTATAGACATTCACATTTCTGTGTTTTTCGAATCAATTACGTTTTCATTCTGAGCCTGCCTTCTCTAAGAGGGCAGGCTGTTTGGTCCTTCTCGGCTTCTCCTCCAGTCTCTAAGGTAGTGCAAAGTCCCTGAGGCTTTAGAAGATAATATCAGTTCTGCAAGATGATGCTCCATGCCGTTTTAAGAGCTTCACAAGTTCAGTGACTCAGATGTTTCCCCATCACAGTCGGATCAGTGGCTTCTTGGGAGTTCTCATCTCCTGGCTCTCTGCAGGGATCACAGGAAAGCAAGGGCTCACTTGCTATTTGGTAGCACGGAGATCTCTGCCCTTTACGCTTTAGGAGAACTAGTCATCGGATCTCGCTATTTCCTGAGGCATTCTTTCTCATCCCTACCCCTCCAGGATAACCAGCAAGCTATCTTCAGTTGTCTGAAGCTCTAACAATGGATGAGGATGTCTTTGGTTTTAGGCTTCTTCTGCCCTAAAAAAACATGTATGCCTTGCTACCTGTTTAAAACTGAGCCACAGGTCAGAGGTTAAACAGAGCAAGAAAAAGAGTATCTCAAAAAGTACCCAGGGATAATGTTAATATGTATTAAATTATTGCTGGGCCATGATAGATATCTTACATGTATTCTATCCAAACCTCATGACAGTCCTGAAAGAAAACCTTTCATAGGTATGAAGACTGAGAATCAGAAAGGTTAAGGAGTGAGTCCAAGGATTCACAGCTGTAAATGGCAGAACCAGGACAAAAGCCACTGCTGCCTGCTTAGTGTCAGTGACAAGAAAATGTGGGGAATTTGCTCAAATCTAGATGAACAGTGTATGTTCCTTAGGAATGGTTTGGGTAACCACCTCTTAAAAGAAATACCAACTTTTGTTTCTGAATCCTTCCTGGGATTTACTTCAATTCCAGGAAGGGAGCGATAAGAACTCCTATTTTCTTCCCAAATGGTCTCACTCCAAATGCTGTAAattcaaaaggagaaaaggatgagtGTTTCTCTTGCGTATGTAAAATATAGCAGAATCTTTGATCACATTGCCTGTATTCTGATTGACATCCTTTCTTTTGACTTGGAAACAGACCTTACTTGATGATGCCACTGAGCTGTGGGGGATCCGGGTGGCCCGGGTGGAAATCAAAGACGTCCGGATTCCCGTGCAGTTGCAGAGGTCCATGGCCGCTGAGGCCGAGGCCACCCGGGAAGCCAGGGCCAAGGTAAGGGTGACTCCAGTTGGTACTGGAGGGCGAGCCCCTCACTCTGGAGCCCACGAGGCTGGAGCTTGAATGGAAGCTCAGGTGTCCTCAGTGATTTCAAGAAGAAGAGGGCTGctgcttctcctttttttttttagaagttttacTGAGAATTTCTTCCTGAATTAAAAGGTCAACTttgaggggaaggatgggggaaggcaTATTAAGGGAGTTTGGAATGAACATGCAcatctgctatatttaaaacgggTAACCAATTAGGACCTACTGTGGGGCACAggcaactctgctcaatgttatgtggcagcctggatggaaggggaagctgggggagaacggatacatgtatatgtatggctgagttctttCGCTGTCCGtctgaaactgtcacagcattgttaatcagcagtgttgttgttgttcagttactcaagtcagttgtgttggactctgcgacaccagacttccctgtccttcactgtctcacggagtttgctcaaactcacgttaaTCATCTCTACCCCAatgcaaaatattaaatataaatatataaaaatatatttacataaatataaatataaaatataaatataaatatatatattatactcaGTGACTTAGCAAAGTGGGTCCCCTTGAGAGACATGAGCAAGGCAAACACCAATCCCCAGGTCTCATCTCAGACTCAGTGAAGCAGAGGCTTCAGTGGGCCCAGAAACCTACATTCTTATGTAGCTGGTGATTCTGATGTAGCAACCTGGTGCCTGTCTTTCGAGCATTACCCCTCTAGtatgtggcgttggagaagactcttgagagtcccttggactgcaaggagatccaaccagtccattctgaaggagatcagccctgggatttctttggaaggaatgatgctaaagctgaaactccagtactttggccacctcatgcaaagagttgactcattggaaaatactttgatgctgggagggattgggggcagaaggagaagggcacgacagaggatgagatggctggatggcatcactgactcgatggacgtgagtgtgagtgaactccgggagttggtgatggacagggaggcctggcgtgctgcgattcatggggtcgcaaagagtcggacacgactgagcaactgaactgaactgaactgaactgatgttaagtGAACACACTAGATTAAGAGGACCAGGTGACTACAATCCAGGTTAGAGTTACAAAATGTGAGCACAACGTGGTCTCAAGTGTTCTTGAATCTATTGGATTCATAGCCTTCTTGTCTGTGTGAATTTCCTGAAGTATCAGAAACCAGTTGGGATTAGAAGCCTCCAGCTATCCTCTTTGGAATCTTACTTGggagtccaggaagattccctctGCTTATCTCTGACTTCTCTGTTGAGGTCCAGCAGCTTCTAAGCAGTGGACCTGGGAAGCACTTTTGCACATGGGCAGTGAGTGCCCACGGATGGGGGAGTTGAGTTCCAAGTCATTTCTGGGCAGCTTGAGAACCAGAGGAGGTGCAGGGCTTAGGAGAGTTCCAAGGAGGGTTTGCAGACTGCACTCGCTGCTGCTTGTAACCAAGAGCAGGCGGAACTGGAAATAATTCTTACACTgtaagaaggaaacaaaattggaaatttttttgttctaattctgtgaaaagtgccattggtaGTTTATTAGGGGTTGCATTGGAACTACAGATTGCTTtaagtagtatagtcattttcacagtgttGATTCTTCCactccaagaacatggtatagctttccatctgtttgtgttacCTTTGATTTTCATGAGTGTTTAAAGTTtcctgagtacaggtcttttgcctccttaggtaggcattttattctttttgttgcaatggtaaatgggattgtttccttaatttctctttctgatctttcattgtcagtgcatagcacaaggagctcaccTCAGttgtctgtgatgacctaggtggtgggatggggggtgtggtgggagggaggtccaaaagggaggggatatatgtatacatatcgcTGGTCGCTGGTTCACTTCCTTGtacacagaaactaacacaatgtaaagcaattacactccagttaaaaaatgaaacaaaattggcaacagaatgaaattaaaaaaaaaaaatctgtgataagTGAAACTCACAGAAGAAAAAGCCAGTTGGAAGCCTTGAATTTCAGATTTCTCTGCAAATGAAAGCAGCAGATGGGGAGCACAGATTCAAGAGCATCACTATGGTGGCTGGACCTGTATTTGTTTGGGTTAAAGGCAgggcttttattttgtttggaatGAAAAGTAGGGACTCATAATTTGTAAGTTATCTCCCTGTTTCCTGCAACCTCCTCAAATTTCTCTAATCACATAACGATGTGAAACTCTAATCCTTGCTGAAGAAGTAGATGAAACATGGGTGGCcaagtgggggctgggagagAAACATCATTGCAGACCCAGATAAAGAAAGCACTAGTCACAATCGGGAACCTTTATTTCTAaagtcttttctttctgttggTGTAGGTCCTTGCAGCGGAAGGAGAAATGAATGCTTCTAAAGCTCTGAAGTCCGCCTCCATGGTGCTGGCTGAGTCCCCGGCAGCCCTCCAGCTGCGTTACCTGCAGACCTTGGCCACCGTGGCCACAGAGAAGAATTCCACCATTGTGTTTCCTCTGCCCATAAATATGCTGGAGGGCATTGGTGGCATCACCTACGACAACCACAAGAAGGTCCCCAACAGAGCTTGAGGTCCTCCTGCTGCCTCCGGCCATCACTTAGGCATATCTGTTCCTATGGCAACCCCAGCAGTTAGAAGTGTTGAGAATATCAACACTATTCAAGCAGAGTAACTTTACAGCTGGATCAGCATTAGCAGGAAAAGGCATAGAggctacaaaggaaaaaaaagaaagaaaaaaaagaagggctgtatgctgcttttatttttaagaaagaaaagaaaactttgcaTTAGTCTTAGGATAATCAGTAAGTAGGCATCGCTGACTTAGAGCAGGAACTTTCTTGCTGTAGCTGGGGTGATCTTTGGGTGACCATGATTACgatttcagaattatttcttttaatgagtttaagtagggcttccctggtagctcagacagtaaagaatctgtctgcaatgcaagagatttggattcaatccctgggttgggaagattcccctggcaCTCTAGATAATCGGTAAAGTAACACATTTATACTAGCTACTTGCCTTATCAATCAAAAGTGATTATTTGCTCACTTTCCAGTTCTAGCTATCTGCTTTGTAATTCCAAACTAATTATTAGCTAAATTTCTAATTGTGACAACAAAACCCCCAGAATGCTTAAAATTATGATTGATTTTGATGTTAAGGACTAAAGAGGCACTGAGGCTTCTGGCTGCAATTTTATCACCACCTCCCTCTCCCAGGCAGATTACCCTCAGCTCCCTGGCTGCGTGTCCTCCTCCTGGGACTGGTGGCCAATCCCGGCCTCCCAGCACCTTTGTCAGAGGGCGAGAAAAGACACTGTGATCCTGTGGGCTCCAGTCTGCTTATGTGTCCACAAGTGAGAAGCTGGCAAAAGGTTGTGTTATTTGAAATCACTGGGGAACGGTAGCCTGCGAACTTCATGTTTTCAGTCTATCCTTAGTCCCAAGAGCCACAAGTCATCAAGGATTGCTTGTAATGATTCTTCCTCTCTAACTCATGCTCCCAAACCTCTCAAAAATAAAGATGCCATagaatgtgaatatattttattttatttatttaaatttaaatttattttaattggaggctaattactttacaatattgtattggttttgccatacatcaacatgaatccgccacaggtgtacacgtgttccccatcctgaaccccctcccatggatggaggttttattttattttattttatttttttccaggtggaaaaagataacttttattttgttctgtactgggtagccatttcttctccaaggggtcttcccaacccagggatggaaccctggtctgcATTGTaggggattctttgccagctgagccaccagggaagccctccctctgCAGGGATTCCATTTAAAGGCAGgcaccttgctgagggtgcaccCTCAATTGTGCTTTTCTTGACAGAAAATACTTGCCAGTTCCCTTGAACAGCTCAGAAAGTGCAGGCTGTGTGCAGCATCAGGGAGTCTCTTCCATCCCCATTCCAGCAACAACTGGCCCTGGGATCCTCATCCTCACTTGACTCCACTCCCCCAAATCTGATACCTTAGTGGCCCTGTTATGGGGAGTACTTGTTCCCAGCCACTGTTCTTGGTTCAAGCAGAGATGACTACGACAGACCATTGCAAGACACCTGCCCTTTTAAGTACAAACCAAGTCCTTGACTCATTCTTCATAAACCAATGTTTCTGAGTTAAAGGTAAATCTTGAAACCAGTGTAATTGGAGCTGGGCAGTCTATGCTTACCAAGTGTTGATAAAGGAGCACCACACGCAAGGTGTAAAATAGTGACTATTAAAAGGTGCTTTTGCATGTGGCTCTGGGCTAAGCCTTTACATCAGATGTCCCCAGATGCCTTCAAATTACTGGTCAGGTCCCCACCCACTTCAGTTATGTTCCCAGTTACTCTCCAGCATGGAGTCTCTGATGTCTAATAAAAGCTGAACTACACCTGAAGGCCTTCCCACACTCtctacattcatagggtttcacACCAGTGTGAATTCGCTGATGCTGACTAAGGGATGAGCTCTGGTTAAATGCCTTCCCACACTCATTGCACTCGTAGGGCTTTTCTCCTGTGTGAATTATATGATGCCGAATAAGGGCGGAGCTCTCACTGAAGAATTTCCCGCAGTCAttacatttataaggtttctctccagtgtgagtcTTCTGGTGGATTATAAGGTTTGTACTTTGGCTGAATGCTTTCCCGCACTCACTACACGtgtagggtttctctccagtgtgagtcCTCTGGTGGTTTGTGAGTTTTGCACTCTGgctgaaggccttcccacatGCGTTACATTTGTAGGGCTTCTCCCCTGTATGGATTCTCTGGTGCTGAATAAATGCCGCACAGTAgctgaaggccttcccacattctCTGCACTTGTagggcttctcccctgtgtgAGTCCGCTGGTGGTTGGTAAGATTTGCACTGTGGCGGAATGCCTTCCCACAGTCGCTACACtcataaggcttctctccagtgtggattCTCTGGTGCTGAACAAGGGCTGAACAGTCACTGAAGGCTTTCTCACACTCGGTACATTTGTAGGGCTTTTCTCCAGTATGAGTTCGCTGGTGTTTTGTGAGGTTTGCGTTTTGGCTGAAGGCtctcccacattcactgcatttataaggtttctctccgGTGTGAATCCTCTGGTGCTGAATAAGAGATGAACTCTGGCTGAAGGCCTTCCCGCATTCATTGCACTCGTATGGCTTCTCCCCAGTATGGCTCTTCTGATGCTGCATTATTCCCAaagctctctgtgtgtgtgtcacattTATGGGATCTCACTTCTGTAGCAACTCTCTGTTGTGGAGAAAGGACTGGTCTCAGATTGAGGCTTTTCCCCAGTTCACTGTTCCTGTGCTCTGACACCCCAGAAGGCATCTCTGCACTTGGATCTTGGAATGATTCTTCAGAAATGTCTTGCTCAGGTGGTGATTCGGATACAATCTTCCAATCTGGACAGGCGTTCCTTAGGCCATCTCTCTCGAGCATCCATGAACCTTCCCTTTGT
The sequence above is a segment of the Budorcas taxicolor isolate Tak-1 chromosome 12, Takin1.1, whole genome shotgun sequence genome. Coding sequences within it:
- the LOC128057675 gene encoding LOW QUALITY PROTEIN: zinc finger protein 79-like (The sequence of the model RefSeq protein was modified relative to this genomic sequence to represent the inferred CDS: inserted 2 bases in 1 codon), translated to MLEEGEPPSPDPALPQEEDTEEEGMAAGLTAGPQGSTPFSSVTVDFTQGGWRQLAPALRDRFEEGMPEKSRNLVLLGLPVSQPGMNSQLEQREGSWMLERDGLRNACPDWKIVSESPPEQDISEESFQDPSAEMPSGVSEHRNSELGKSLNLRPVLSPQQRVATEVRSHKCDTHTESFGNNXQHQKSHTGEKPYECNECGKAFSQSSSLIQHQRIHTGEKPYKCSECGRAFSQNANLTKHQRTHTGEKPYKCTECEKAFSDCSALVQHQRIHTGEKPYECSDCGKAFRHSANLTNHQRTHTGEKPYKCRECGKAFSYCAAFIQHQRIHTGEKPYKCNACGKAFSQSAKLTNHQRTHTGEKPYTCSECGKAFSQSTNLIIHQKTHTGEKPYKCNDCGKFFSESSALIRHHIIHTGEKPYECNECGKAFNQSSSLSQHQRIHTGVKPYECRECGKAFRCSSAFIRHQRLHAGE
- the STOML3 gene encoding stomatin-like protein 3 — encoded protein: MVITFPISIWMCLKIIKEYERAVVFRLGRIQADKAKGPGLILILPCIDVFVKVDLRTVTCNIPPQEILTRDSVTTQVDGVVYYRIYSAVSAVANVNDVHQATFLLAQTTLRNVLGTRTLSQILAGREEIAHSIQTLLDDATELWGIRVARVEIKDVRIPVQLQRSMAAEAEATREARAKVLAAEGEMNASKALKSASMVLAESPAALQLRYLQTLATVATEKNSTIVFPLPINMLEGIGGITYDNHKKVPNRA